From the genome of Ziziphus jujuba cultivar Dongzao chromosome 4, ASM3175591v1:
TAGCTAATCACATTCAAGAGGAATTAAATCTTGCATATGCATACCATGAAATGACTAGCTTGCATTCAGATCAGATCTTTAAGTGGTTTGAATCTCATATGAGCTGACAGATCGAGTGTCACATTTTACCTTCTTCTGCCTCAAAACAGGTCTGTTAACTGGCAATAAATTGAATTGTACAGCTTATTACTTACTTTTACTTGAAGTATCCTTATTTTGGGCAGGAATATAGAACTTGTACTGTTCAATTGAGCCATTCAATCGATGAGAAATCAACCGGTTCACTTGAAATAAAGGCTATGCTTATTCTTTGTAGACCTTGAAGCCAAGAAGGCTGGCATAGCTGAACAGTTTGCGATGAAGGAATATACAGTGTTAGGTAAACTTAGTTTTCATTCAAGGAAAAAAGATTTTTGAGTTgtatatattttccattttgaCAATATGTAGAGTATTTTCTGTTTTCATTATAAGATATTTGAATGTTTGCTTTGGGTTTTAGACATGTTATTCAAATATACAAATCAATATAGTGTTTTACTTGATCTGATCCTAGGTATCTAGATTGAAGATTTTaccaataaatttaatttactgGGCTCTGATTTTGCGTTAAATTTATTATTCACAGTTTGATATTGCTACATAAAACTATCTGGTACTACTCCTACTAATATATAAGTTTGATATGCATAGTTGGACCTACTTCCTTTTGGTTTGAGTTTTTGGGATTAATGATATTTCTTATGATATTAGAGTATGGTTATCTCTAAGATCATGTGTCCACTACTTCCATTTACTATATGCTACTGCTATATGAGCTTGATGTATACCACGGTGCCAACAAATTATCagcttaaatatttgaaattaataaacgtaaaaattataaaaacttgaaaagataaaTCAGCTAATATGTATATTTCAAAAGTTACGTTTATAAGATGAGACTGTGCTGACGTGATAAGTGCAGAGAATGACATAACAACTAAtgattcatatctaaaatttagTTGGATAAATGATAGCCCTTAACGTTTaccttatcaataggttttcaaaATAAAGTGGGAATTAAGTTTCCAACATTATCGAAATCCATATTTGAATATTCAATAATTACATTTAGATTTATTGAAAAGGTTGACAGGCGAGTAGAGTACATTTGGGTATAGATTAATTTAGATGTTTCAATAAGATCCTTCTATAGTTATTGTGTTGCTAAAAATGTGATTGGTTGATTATTCTCTTTGGTAAAAACACATATAAATGGGACAAAACGGGAAGGGGAtaaaggaaataataaataatagtttaCAGATAGTACCGCTAATATTAGAATGgctattagaaattaaaataatttttaaatgtgaATATATTAGCTATTTTGTATTCTCCTCATTTCAGAAACAATTTATACTGATTAATACTCATAATAGATACATTGATTAATGATGCTGAAATTCCATGAAAGTTaattaaaagaaggaaaaaaaaaaatgtttttgcaaTGTGATCTTTCCTCATTGAAGCACTGAGGAATGATTGCAGCTTctagtatttgtttttttttgttttttttgtttttatgttgtgCTTAATTTCTCTGataatcataattaaaattagatatcatttaagttaattatgtttaaggtatttagacttttatttttatttgtaatcatcataataaatagcaaaaaacttgataattaatagaaaaatacaCTAATGTAAtgatattatcaatattataataacatCATTAATTGGCAAGTATgaagtttttataaatttattatcattaattgtgctaatttattttaattacagaTATGCTAGGATTGTATAGACTTGTATgatgttaattttaaaagtatgcATTATGTTATAAGTTTAATACTcttaaatgatttaaaaatataagaacacCTAGCATATCTAAGTTTGTAGGACTTGAGATTTAACCTCATCGTCCTGTTAGACTTTGAGCCTTTAAAGCTTAATTAGGTTTAAATCTCAACccattaattgttattttataagGAAATTATTCTTTTCAGCCTAACATTCTCATCTTGATTTCAAATCTAATATCCTCAATTGCTCAAAATATATAGGTAGGCTTTTAAATTGATTGCAATTTTTTTGTCCATTTTCAAAAGTTGTAGTAGTCAAATATTCAAGTACTCCTGGGAATGGaaagaccaaaaataaataaataaataaataaaataatcaaataattaatgcTAAAAATCCTTATAGGTCGACCAACATTTATGACTCTGTCATCCATCATGGTGAGCGCTCTTTAGCCATAACTATCAACTAGCCCTTGAAACATGAAAAAATCTTTCATGCATCGGTGGTACTTGTTGAGTTGATACCACTTCAAGGAATTAAATATTAGctataaaaattttgtaatattttaatgtcaTATGTTAAGATTTGTCatgttatttaaaaattcttttttactatttcaaaatgatttttatttctgTCAACAGCTAAATATTttgtagaaaaataataaaaataaacgtttaggtttttagggttttatacatatttttcagCCATGGCCAGTAGCAACAGTTGGTGGAGAACATTGGCAGCTGTTGTGAGATCCATAGACGACATTCAAGGCAGCATACTTCGACAACGAATACtgacttatttttgtttttattgttcttttttccAGTTTTAGGTATAACTTTTCCATTATCCCTTCAAATATGAAGAGGTGAAGACGATGATGAAAACTCATAAATGTGATCGTCCAACTTCGACATGAAAAATTGCTTCTTCTAATTTCCCTttttaaatcaagaaatgatcAACCACACCTATTCATGGTGATTTATGACGAAAATTCTGTTATATGAACCTTAGATCTAAGATTGAGAAGGAAAAAGATCAAATAAAAAGGTGTTCtagtaaattaaaataaaatagagatatttaaaaatagaaaaaaaaagatatagtaatttataaaaagaaaaaaaatgacatgGTACATTTTTAAACAGCTTAAGTATTTGGAATGGTACTGGCCTAGCACTCTCATTCATGCAAGTTTTCCTCCCGAAATATTATTAGTATTGAACCAATATGGAATATAGAAATTCATGGATACACGACATGTGGCTAGCTGTATTGTGATTTGGTACATAAGGCCAATAATATGAGGCCATGTGGCATTAATTTTACGGTCATTTTAAAAGCCAACCATGTTAATATTGAAAGTAGAGGTGagtaaaatccaatccaacccgctCAACTCATCCAGTCCAATTCATTTTTAGTGgtttggattgaatttttacataaattagattggattggattcaaaaatatcaaaaattatttagattCAATTGGTTTAGGATTGAAGATATAAAACTAATCCAATccaaactatatattatataattaaaaaattatatattttttatatttctttgtattcttatttattaatttttaatagttttttaatattcctaATTTCCAATTcccaaatgaaaatataatgCCCTAAATATGCTTGCTGCCGCCACTACTAGGTCCACCACCAAGTTCATTCTATGCTCTTCAAGACTCGACACTGCCGCATGGTTCGCAccaaatttgtattatatattaatagactTATAAGTTTCAAATCGATCATaaatgatttggtttggtttgaattTGAAACTTTCAATGGTCTGGATTGGATTATATATTATGTAAACCGAATAGTATAAATTAGATTGTATTTTggtccaaaacaaaaacaatccaGTCCATGTCCATCCCTAGTTGAAAGTCTTAACGTTGTTTCATTGGCtattgacttttattttttcttccctGTAACAATGTGCATTCTTCCTTGTATATTTGccaaaaagtaagaaaatccatgactgaaacaataaaaaataattaaaaaaaaaatctacctaAGAGTGAATTGAGGAACACAATGCTCTCATTTTGGATATGTtataaagaaaacagaaaaacaaaaaaagaaaaaaaaagaaaaaaaagaaagaaaaaaaaacttaatgaaCCTCTTATtctctcttgttcttctttatttgtgtcttttgaatgctttaattttttttttcatctgaaTATTTGGGTTTGATTTcttgtttaaaaaaagaaaaaaaaaaaagaaagaaaaatagaagagtTATTCATTttctatgccgttttctatttAAGATTAAGAGCCAATCCATATAACTCCATCAAAAGCAAATCTTGTGGGGTTTTTTGACTTTCCATAACATTAGTTGTGTTAGAATCCAATCCGCATAAGTTTGTGTTAGGATTATCTCATCTCTGAAATGGTCAATTGGATCTTTGTTGCCTAATGAATAAGTCAGAGCCATGGATGAACCTATTCTATATTACAAGTGTACAACTATGAAGGCTTTTATCTTGTATTAGGGGAGGGAATACTGTAGCCGAAAGAGAAATCGAACAAAAAAGGCCTAAGAATCTAACAGATGCATGGATCTGGCTTTAAGAAAAACATTGATGGACAATAAATGCCACTTGGCCAGTTGGCCCTGTACTATTGGTTTTATGTACCTAAACCAAATTCAACTTAATTGTTACATATTGTTCTTGCAAGAATGTCTCAAATACTATAATCTGATATTATTTATTGGGCTTCACAAGCATTTTATGCTGGACGCTTAGACATAAATTGCGGATGGAGTTCAGTACATGAATTCCGTGTATacaattatttatatgtttggaaaagataaaaataaaactttgaataattgatatttatattataatttaaataaaaactaagggaagaaaaattattaactaATGAAAACACTAAAAAGTACTTCATGGAATAAAATGTCAACATATAGTATCCCACCCCATCTCATCTTAATAATGCTGTCAAATCACCAACATGGTCtaccaaaagaaaattaaacacAATCATCACATGACCAATTATAACTAATAAAAGTATTCAATGaaagtaaaagaagaaaaagcacaCACACAGAGAGCTGGGGAAGTAGTAGCACTAGTACTAGTACTCTTAAACCTTAAAATTAAACACATTTATATAAAAGCTAAATGAAACACTCAGGCTCTGGGCTTGAGTCTTCCTTCATTGGCAAGCTTGAAAAAGCGAGCTTGAGCAGCAGCAGCGTTGTTGGAACCGAGTGCAGAGATGAAACTGTCTCTGACCTGCTTGGTGGTGAAAGGGAACTTGTTGTAAACCATGGAGTTGAGCAACGAAGCAGTTCCTTCCCTGTAGAGCTGTCCAAGGCCGTCTGTACGAGTGTTGGAAAGAGCTTGGTGCAAGTTGAAGTCGGATCCGAAACCTGGAACGCTCGTCACTCCGAATGCATGTCCTAATGTTCCCCACCACCCTACTAGTCCCCATATCATTCCTGGGTGATTCCTCCAGTaactgcaaaattttaaaattttgttatatacatctttgttatcaaatattaaattgttatttattttataatattttaacttttagttaggaaaaataataaattaacggtgttgaaaattcaaaatttttaatctaggatttttttttttattttttttatagaatggTCAAGGACAACTTTTTGTatctaatttgaaaaattatttccaGTAAAATTTTTCTATGATGGCCGAGGTCACTTAGCTTTTGGTGAGAACAAACGTCCTATTCACCTGTCGAGTAGTGATAGGAGGTAAACATCCATTAAAAACTAAGCTATGTCGTCTACTGTAGCAGGAGAACTgttttttgtaatatatatatatatatatatatatagagagagagagagagagagaggaaggtGAACTTAAAAACTTACTTGCATGTAAAGGGAGGGGTGTTGGGATCAGGAACAGAAGGAGGAGATCCACCAATGGATGGGGGAGAGTAGGAAGGGGTGTTGGGATCAGGAACATAaggaggagatccaccactggGTGGGGGAGAGTAGGAAGGGGTGGTGGGTGGGGAAGTGTTGACAGGTGTAGGAGGGGTTGGGTCAATGGGTGTTGGAACAGCAGGTGTTGTTGGAGTTGTGGATGGAGGGGAGTGATAGTATCCACCACCATGAGGTGGTGATCCACAGTTTGGAACTGAAGGTGTTGGCTCTGAAGGTGTTGGGTCTGAAGGTGTTGGGACTACCGGCGTCGGAACCGATGGCGTCGGTGTCGACGGTGTCGGGTTGTAGCTTCCACCTCCGTGGGAAGGAGTCCCATGTGATGGAGTTGAGTGGTGAGGAGAACCATGTCCTCCTGCAtacatatgcatacatatatttatgtatatacatcaacattatatatatagagggggagagagagagagagagagagagagcacattattgtgaaaaaaatagttaaaaactTGATATTCttggagagaaagaaagagagagagagagagagagagagagagagagagagagagagacctttTGGGGGATTTCCAGAGTGTGGGTCTGGACTGTAATAATTCTTCTGATCTTCAAAGCTGGTGGACATAACAATAGGTATGAGCAAGTTTAAGGCGAGGAGAGTCATGATcatgaagaaagaaggaaaatggGTTCTGGTGATTAGCTTGATCTCCATTTTGTGttgttggctttttttttttttttttctgttcgtTTGATTGGAAGGAAAATGATGGAGTGGTAGAGGAAAGAGGATAtgaatacatttatatataatagagaTAGAGCGAAAGAGAGTGAAGTAAATATTTGCAGGTGAAGGAGTATGTGGTTAGTTGATGATTTGCAGGGTgcatttattcttattatttactCCTTTTCTCTTCCCTTCTTTGTTTCAATAATGATTCTTATTTTCTAGTAATTTTTAGGCTCCAGCACATGAACTTATCAAATTAATATTGCATTGATTTGTGAAGGTGAACATTTAATCGCCAGGGAGAGAAATGATCAGATTGTATCCGAATTAACAAAGATGATCGTTGTCTGTTTTGTTtcgtttttgttatattttttatttttattttttatataaacctTGCATAAATTTTCTCATGCTATAGTTAATCTGTCCTATAGCCATAGAAATAgtagttttctttttcatatggAAGGTGTAAGGATTTAAATTCTGAATTATTATTTAAGAGGCATAATGATTTATTATTGGACTACTTTTGAAAGGACAAATTAAAATAGCTGTTAAATGCATgtataagagaaaaaaagaaaaactgcaATACTCCGAAATACTGGAAATTTGTTCGCATAAGAATATGcatttaaattgtataattcTTACTTGCAAGTAATGAACTAAAACTTTCGTTACAACAATTTCATGAAGAACAAGTCTACCTAACATGTTATATCATATACTGAAATATTTTGAATATGTCATGTCTTATCAAATAGAAGCATGTCAccgacaattttttttttcctttttatatttgaaacaaTCTTTAGTTGAATCGAAGCCATTTGGTTCACATTTTGAACTCAAAATTAATCTAACCCTATATCtataaaggaagaaaaattagTATCAAGAAATCTCAAACTAATTACTAATTAGGGTGATCTAATTTCTCCACGCTTCCTTCTCGACCTTCTTacctctttattatttttctatatccATCTTTCACACCAAACATAGTGTAAGTAAATGACAGTATGGGaaagaattggaaaatatttctCTGTTGTAAAATAATAGGTAAATATTTCTCtgttgtaaaataatatattgcaGAACATAAAAACCTGCTGCTATACACTATtaccatataataaataataatagtattgtgcttgataaacatatattttttgcattttgcatACTTAATTATTAAGTCGTTTTCCACATAGCAATCTAGTCTAATTTTTGGATTTACATATCATAACCTGGCCTGCTGATTTTGacagctatatgtatatatatatatacatatattatatctatagctttgtattttaatgataaaaggCAAACTTAATTAAAAGATCCTGATGGACATTTTCAGTAGGGTCCCAACTCTACCAATTCCTGTTTCTTCAAccaatttttcctttcttgtttctctttatattaaattaatctgGACAAGAACTAGCTGGTCCCAAACCAACCAGCAAAATCTTCTTCCATGATGTGCATCTATatgtttgtttcaaaaaattaaacagaATTATGAATTATTCTCAAGAATTTTCTGCATATGAAAAAGTAACACCATgatttttcactctttttttgGACTGGATAAGCGAGACATTGAATCCAAGCTACAAAAGCTAGCTATTCCCAATActcattatttatcaaaaattctctttATTAGCAAACTCTCAAAGTTCATAATTTGTGGACGaaatttcaaccaaaattttttttttcaaccatatACATGATAAAGATCTTTGCCATTATTGTCTGCGTGGTTGTCTAGTTATGGGGTCTCAAataatggaagaagaagaaaagtttcCATGAACATATCAGCTGCAATTGTTTCTTAGACTTTCCCTGTTTTgggtgcaaaaaaaaaaaaaaaaaaaaaaggactaaaATTTTCTTTACTAGTACCATTAATGAATCCATTTTCATTACTACCAGTTCtgggaaaattttcaattggtatTAAATATTTCTATCTGACTTTCTTCACTAGCGGTACTTCATTCATATTTCACAAACGGCATTGCTTTCATCATATCCATTTTCTTCTAATTAGTACTGTTGACAAATAGGCATGGCCTACATTTTATTactcatatataatatacatatccaTTAAATATTCTCAGACAATTGTAGACATAGAAAATGGGTGAGAACCAAAATTTGAAACATATAGAAAtggccacaaaaaaaaaattgttgtgtatatataaaacatgtatattttggaacacataaaagaaaattaaagggaCCCTCAAAAAGACCAAGGAGACTGAAACTAGAAGTGGGTGCTGTCTAAGATTTAATGACTATTGCAGAGAAGTAGGTGGGGTTGTGCAAAAATGTTAGGAGAAGATAGTAATGAAAGACAGCAAAGGGATTCAATTTTTGGGTCTGTAAATTTAATCACTGTCTCAAACCCTGTCTTTTTGACttactaatttttttagataataaaaaaatttgtatatataaaaatttattagttgtGTAAGATAGACAGCTTGATAAAAGCCAAATGGTACTATAACCTTAGCTTAGCTGTCTCAGGGAAAAAGGTGATGAGTCAAAgttaaaaaagtgaaaagatTTTTTTAGCAATGGTGATAATCAAAACACATCtaatatgttgagttttatggtaatttttatttttatttttcacttttaagtGGCACTTTATTGTCACAGTTTTGGGAACAGTAAACTTGATAGTTATTGTCACGCTATTTTTTTTGGGACCATTCTTTGAAAACTCTTCTTCTACAATTTATGTAAATTACAGGGAAAAAAATCAGGTGGTAGTTGAAATCCAGATCAGGAAAGGATTTCATTATGTTCTGCAGGTTGAAAATGCAAGCTCAGAATCTTTTAGCTACTACACCGGCTTTGGGTTTGGATTTGGTTTTGCATACATCACAGTTCGCAAAATAAATTTGCTTATTGAAAAGCCTGTCACCATGAATAgttcaaatatttgtttttgtattttgtttcttttttaatatctttttttttttggtttgtttttggtaaaacaTTTTATGTTGATAGTATTATACTTTTTGGGCTTCTTATTGTATACAACAGTTGGCAGAGTCCCAAAATCAAAACAATAGGCAGGCCTTAGGCCCGTAGTTTCACAatgaatttctatttttttctttcaatctcTTGGAGGGAGGGGGACTTTCAAGATGCTtccatataactatatatatatatatatatatatgctatcaAGAGATAAATCAACCACCATTTGATGAGGGACAACAATCCACAATTGTCAAATTGCATAGATAGTGtaaatttaatagttataaatgACTATCATCCATAATAAGCAACAAAATCGAATCGTCATTGGTAAAGAAAATTCTAATTAGTCACTGCTGATGATTTTGTATTGGAAGTAATAATTTAATTGGTATGTACTAGGTAGATAGGACAATGTGTCATATACAACTTGTTATGCAATCAGATTGATATATCCATTATATTATTGTATAACCTGtcatctaatttttaatttgttaagaacatatacaaatttagaaatttaaattttgtttagctttttaatgataaaatgaacattctttttaatctttaaaaatgaaactgtttttttttttctcatatttttaacaaactaaaataaaaagaatcaattaatgcatttaaataataaattaaataattttaaaactataataattacataattagAAAAATATCCTTGTTAATAGATTTTTATCATGATTATCCTcttttatctattaatttattagatttttactAAATTAGATTCGACAAGATATTCTCAATTCGAACACTTGATATCTATTATCATTCGGTGTGTGATTTTGTCACTCCTAGTgctaagttttttctttttcttttttttttccttttttttttcttctgcttcttttttttttttctttgtttttaattgtCGGTTTTTAGTTTTTACACAAACACCCAATTAATTATTGCAACATCAACAGAGATCCCATGAATAACATTCACAAGTGATTGACAATCAGCAAAGCCATTTCGTTAGATTTGTGGAAATAAGCTTAGGATTATAGGTACTGGAACGTAGAAACTAATTCTAATGAAATCTAGCTTTATATTCACTATGAATAAATTCTTTCCAGCTAATAACCATCGTTTTTACAATTTCTATCCATTTATACATCATGATAGTAAAGCTTAGGTtggctatatatttatatataaaatattttgatatgttaaaaatttattgatgtaaaatattttgatatgttgAGAATCTATtgatgtaaaaatataaaataatttttaattgttcgactagatttttaattttaaattcctaAATAAGATTGATATTTATAACACTAAACATGTCaatatgtttttatattatatttctaacatataaagtaaattaaattttatataaaccttaaatagatatttaaatcaattactGCAAGCAATTCAATGATTGATAAAAGAAATCTTGATAGTTTTCAATCACCACAActtaatagtatatatatatctatatatatataactgtcattattataaaaatttaatatttcattatatataggCTCTCAATATCAATgtatttaaatcattaaaagACTGAAagtctaataataaaaattgtgaaAAGAACATGACTGATACATATCTGTATGTGAGATATGATATCATGTTGAACTTTGGGACCGACCAATCTTATATACCCTGAATCCAGAGATAAACTTTAAAAGAACTCCATCCTACAAGTGGTTCTACAtagaataacaaataaaataaacatactcCATCCTACAAGTGGTTCTACATAgaataacaaacaaaataaacatactTTACTAGGTTTGCCAGTTTCCTAGTTTTTCACACCCAGATCCaacacaaagagagagagagagagagagagagagagagagagagagagagagagagagagagagagagagagagagagagagcatgtCAAGTTGCATTCATATCTTTGTGGCTAGTCATCCTAGAGAAACTTCAAACGGGGATAGCCTGCAACTTCCATAAATGCATACATAGATTCAGATTTTTACTGTCTACTGCTCTAAATAACACATTTCCCCTGACTATATATGTTTCGCCTCTTTGTTTTGCAAAGTACCAGCATGCAAAACCCACACGCAATTAATCCACtaattgtatttataaaatatgatattatttattattattgttattattatttgtttctatACAAAATAACATCATAGATCCAAATTTGCAACTTTTGAATGCCAGGTCAAGTTTCAGTGGCATCTTGCAAactgataaatttatataataagcTTAGGTAACTGCAATATATTCATCTCCAGagcaacatatatattttacgaaaataagaGCAAATGGCAGAATTACAAGGTGGATCTTTCTGCCTTatcttacatatatattatatacactcATTCTTGTGAACAGAAATCCTCTGAGGTGTATAAGATTCCAGTTTGTGCAATTTTGactttccaaaataaataaatctctaTCTAGAGAAGCAATGGAATACTCCAGATTTATTGGGATAcgattttagataaaaaaaagaaaaaaactataagAACATTGACTCTTAGGACAGCAAGAGATTTCTGTGATCCTTCGAGATGTATCTTCTGGCGCATTGTGAGGATGAAGTGGCATTCTATGAGAATTCATATAAATGCAGAATTAATGCACATGCAAGGCACACGGTCACTGCTTTGATACCCTACCTGTGCTACAATTCTTTGTTCCGACTCAACTTagttaataagaaaataagcatttgattaatttaattgaatGCTGGAATTGTTGGGGTGATCATGGCTTCATGATTGATTGACTTTTAGAATATCAAACTAGGATTTGACTTTCTACTacgtatgtgtatatatattatttatgaacaCGTTGTATTTATAAACCAACAATCGCTCACCCGATAACAAGCTGAAAAGTATACAATAAGTTCCTATTCTTCCAGTTCATATCCATTTCAGGTCCATCAATTAATGGACATCAAAGAACTTAGCCCATTTCTTCTATGCTTATTCTCTATATTAGCCCCCACAATCTTTATCATCTTGTTCAAATTAAGCCAAAGCAGAAACAATAAAAATGTACCACCAGGGGAAATGGGATTCCCATGGATAGGCGAAACGATCAAGTTCTACAGAGCTCAACGTAAAAACAGGTTATTCGAAGATTTCATCCAACCCCGGATGATAAAACATGGAAAAATCTTCAAAACACATCTTATGGGATCGCCAACGGTGATACTAAATGGAGCTAATGCTAATAAGTTTCTTCTGTCCAACGAGTTCAAGATGGTTGTGAGCTCATGGCCTTCGTCTTCGGTTCAGCTCATGGGGAAAGAATCCATCATGGAAAAGCAAGGAGAGAGACATCAATGCCTCAGGGGTCTTATAGGCACAAGCCTTAGCCATGCAGGGCTTGAAGCCTTAGTTCCAAAAATATGCAACTATGTTCAGCATCATTTGGACCAAAACTGGAAAGGCCAAGACAAGATTAGCCTATACCGTTCCGCAAAAACTTTGACATTTTCTATAGTGTTTGAGTGTTTTGTAGGGATCAATGTGCACCCGGATACTTTGGCAATTTTCGAGAGAGTTTTGGAAGGTGTTTTCGCACCACCTATTCAGTTTCCTGGCTCCAAATTCTCTAGAGCAAGGAAAGCAAGGTTGGAGATAAAGAAGATGC
Proteins encoded in this window:
- the LOC107416342 gene encoding protodermal factor 1, which encodes MEIKLITRTHFPSFFMIMTLLALNLLIPIVMSTSFEDQKNYYSPDPHSGNPPKGGHGSPHHSTPSHGTPSHGGGSYNPTPSTPTPSVPTPVVPTPSDPTPSEPTPSVPNCGSPPHGGGYYHSPPSTTPTTPAVPTPIDPTPPTPVNTSPPTTPSYSPPPSGGSPPYVPDPNTPSYSPPSIGGSPPSVPDPNTPPFTCNYWRNHPGMIWGLVGWWGTLGHAFGVTSVPGFGSDFNLHQALSNTRTDGLGQLYREGTASLLNSMVYNKFPFTTKQVRDSFISALGSNNAAAAQARFFKLANEGRLKPRA